CAGGCCGCCCGGGATCGGCACGGCCTCGTAGAGGTCGCCGCCGATCGTGGCCGTGGCGGCGGCCGAGGTGTAGGAGAAGGCGAGGTCGAGACCGCCGATGCGGGCCGGCACCGGGCGGAGGATGACCTGCTGGGCGACGTCCGCGACCATCCGCACCTCGGCGAGTTCGCGTTCGGCGTTCTGCCGCTCCTGCTCGGACCTGGTGCGCATCGAGGCGGCGTAGGCCGCCGCGGCGGTGACGGCGGCGACCGCCACATAGGCGACCACGCCCCGGGCCTGGAACTCCAGGCCGTTGGCGGTCGCCATCACGAAGCAGACCAGCAGCGCGACGACGCCCGACAGCAGCACCCGGAGCAGGCTGCGGTTGGCCGAGGCCAGGGCGGGGCCGATCGAGCAGAGCGGGAGCAGAACGATGTCGTCGCCGGCCGCCAGGTCGCCCACGACCGCACCCGCGAGTGCGGCGTAGGGCAGAACGGTGGTGACCGTGTCCCGCAGCCTGCCGCGCGAATGCATGTGGTGTCTCCCGTCTCCCTGGGGCCGGCCTGTCTCCGCTCCGTCGCCCGGCGTGGGGCAGACGGGCGTCAAGCCAAGGGTACCTAAACCGGGCAAAAGCCAGTTTTGCCCTTGTCTCGTCCTGACTGGCCCGTCGAGCGTCCGGTGCTGTTCAGCCGAGGAAGTCGACGCGATCGATCAGGCCCTCGCGAACCCGGTAGGCCACCAGGGTGCGGATCGGATCGGCGGCCACGCCGTGGGCCAGTTCGTGGTCGACCACCCAGTCGCCCTCGCCGAGCCGCCCCAGGATCTCGGCCCGGCAGCGGCCCTGGGCGAATTGCCCGGTGTAGTGGTCGCGCAGGGCCTGGCGGCCCTGCAGCAGACTGCCGTCACGCCGCTGGATGAGGACGTCCTCGGCATAGGCGGCGGCGAAGGCGTCGATGTCGTGGCTGTTGTAGGCGGTGAGCTGCTGCTCGACCACCGCGCGCGGATCGGTCATGTGCGTGATCAGTCCTAACCCGGGTGAATCTGACGGATGGTTCAGAGGGCGAGACGGCGGGTGGCGAGTTCGGCGTAGAGCGCGGCGCCGTCGGAGAGCACCGCGTCGTCGAACTCCGCGTAGGGCGAGTGGTTGAGCGGCAGGTTGTCGAGGTCGGCCCCCTTCGGCGCGGCGCCGAGCCACGCGAACGAGCCCGGAACGGCCTCCAGTACCCGGGAGAAGTCCTCCGCCCCGGTCATCGGGTTCGGCATCGGCTGGTAGCGCTCCTCGCCGAAGACCTCCCGGACGGTGTCCGCCAGGAAGTCGGTCTCGGCCCCGTCGGTCACGGTCACCGGGTACCCGGGGAGGTACTCGACCTCGGCCCGTAGGCCGTGGGCGGCGGCGATGGCCCTGGCCAGCTCCACCACGCTGTCGGCGACCTTGGCCCGCGCCTCGGCGGAGAAGGTGCGCACGGTCGCCTCGAACCGGGCGGTCTCGGGGATGATGTTGCGCTGGGTGCCCGCCTGGAGCAGCCCGACGGTGACCACCACCGGATCGAACACGTCGAAGCGGCGGGTCACCATGGTCTGCAGGGCGGTGACCATCTCGCAGGCCGCCGGGACGGGGTCCTTGGCCCGATGCGGCGCCGAGCCGTGGCCGCCGGCGCCGTGGACGGTGACGTTCAGCGCGTCGGAGGCGGCCAGGATCGGCCCGCGCCGGGACCTGAACTCCCCCTGCGGCATGGCCGACGCCACGTGCAGGGCGTAGGCGGCGACCGGGCGTCGGCCCGCCGCGTCCAGCACGCCCTCGGCCAGCATGGCGCCGGCTCCGTCCCAACCCTCCTCGCCGGGCTGGAACATGAGGACCACGTCGCCGTGGAGCTGCTCCCGCCGTGCGGCCAGCAGGTGCGCGGCGCCCGCGAGCATGGCGGTGTGCAGGTCGTGTCCGCAGGCGTGCATGGCGCCGTTGCCGGCGGCGAACGGCAGGGGGGCCTTCTCGGCGATCGGCAGGCCGTCCATGTCGGCGCGCAGCAGCACCGCCGGACCCGGTCGGCCGCCGCGCAGCACGGCGGTGACCGAACTCAGCGCGGAGCCCAGGCTCACCTCCAGCGGCAGTCCGTCGAGGGCCTGCAGCACCCGCTCCTGGGTGCGCGGCAGGGCGAGGCCCAACTCGGGGATCCGGTGGAGGTCGTGGCGGAGCCGGATCAGGTCCGGGGCCAGCCCTAGAGCGTCGTCGTACAGGGACACGGGTACCTCCGTCGAAACCGCCGGTGGCGGGAGTTTGCGCAGAGCGATCTTGTTCCGTGATTCTGGGTGTTACGGCGGGAATCTCCCGCGATTTCGCAGGATCACACCATGAAGAGGCCCTCCGATGAACGAATCCACCGGCGGTCGACGGTGACCGGCGCCGATGTGACCGTGGACGAGCTGGACCTCGCCCTGGTGAACGCGCTGCAGCTGCGGCCCCGGGCACCCTGGTCGCTGCTCGCCCAGACCCTCGGGATCAGCCCGGTCACCGCTGCCCGCCGCTGGCGACGGCTCTCGGAGGCCGGGATCGCCTGGGTGACCGCCTACGGCCTGCCGCACCCCGAGGACCGCGGCTGCGTCGCCTACCTCGACCTCGACTGCGCTCCCGACCGGCTCCGGCAGATCGCCGACGACCTGGCCGAGGACCCGCACGTGATGAGCATCGAGCACCACTCCCAGGGCTGCGACCTCGTCGTCACCGCGGCCTTCACCGACCTGGCGGCGGTCTCCCGGTACACCACCGAGCGGCTCGGCCGGCTCCCCGGGGTCAACGCCGTCCGCGTCCACCTGGCGACCGGCTTCTACGCCGAGGGGATTCGTTGGCGACTGGACTCACTGGACCCCGCCCAGCGCGTGGAGCTGCACGGCGATCACCCGTCGGGCGCCGGGCCACTGTCCGGAGCGCGAGCCGAAGTCCGGGAGGAGGACCGGGAGTTGCTGATCAGACTGGGCGTCGACGGCCGCCTCGACCAGGCCGAGCTGGCCGCCGCCACCGGGCTCAGCCCGTCCACGCTGCGCCGCCGCCTGGACCGGCTGGCCGCCACCGACACGATCCGCTTCCGCTGCGAGATCGCCGCCCGCGATGCCGGCCGACCGGTGATGGCGACCTTCCGGGCCGACCTTCCCCCGGACCGGTTCGAGGAGGTCGGCCCCCAACTCGCCAGGCTCCCCGAGATCCGGCTGTGCGTGTCCGTCACCGGCGCCCACAACCTCATCCTCTCCGTCTGGCAGCGCTCGCTCGCCGACGTACAGCGACTGGAGTCCGCCCTCGCCCGGAGGTTCCCCGACCTGCGGGTGGCCGAGCGCCGCGTGTCACTGCGCACCGTGAAGCGGATGGGCCGGATCCTCGACGCGGACGGACGCGCGCTCCGCGCCGTCCCGATGGACATCTGGCGGGACCCGACCCCGGTCCCCGCGCCGCACCCCGGTCGGGACCGGAACGCGTGAGGCCCCGACCGTCACCGGTCGGGGCCTCACGTCTGTCCTGCTCAGAGCAGTAGCGGTGGGATTCGAACCCACGGTGAAGGTGCCCCACACACACGCTTTCGAGGTCTGCACCTGGGTTCTGCGGGCGGTTCGCCATGATCCACAGCTGTTCGCCTCGGTTCATTACCGCAGGTCAGGCGGGCTCGGCTCGACATCAAGGCCGTAGCCGGACGAGCGCGGACAGCGGCGGATGAGACTGCAGACAGCCAAGACCGACTCGGCTCAGCCGATCACTGCCTCGGGCCGCTGTTCACGACGGCCAGGTGGACCATCGCCACAGGATGTACGCCGCTGAGACGAAGAAGATCACCGCCTCGACGTCCACGGCGCGCATCCACTTCCAGATCCTCCTCAACGGTGCACCATTCCCTGCTGTCTGGCCGACTGTGCCAGCGGGGTCGCGGCACGGATTCCTCGGACGAGGACGCGCCCGCCGGCAAGGGGGGCGAACATGAATGCGACCGGGGCTGCGCCGGTCCGCCGCCGGGCCCGGTCCTGCGCGGACGCGGTGGGCGGCAACCGCGCACGCCTGCCGGGCTCCGGGCGTGGGCGGGGTGGCTAGGACGCGTCCTTCTCGCCGCGCACCAGCCACAGGCCGACTCCGGTGGCGAGGGCGACCACGCCCGACACAGCCCGGCTGATGATCTCGGTGGTTCCGCTGAGGTCGGCGAAGTTGGTGAAGTAGACGGCCGCGCAGAGAGCGATGACGAACAGAATCCAGAGCGTGGCCTTCATGGGGTGGTGCCTCCTGTGTTGAGCTGAAAAGTGATCGGCAGCTTTGGTCTGGGGGCTGCCTCCCTTACGTCATCCACTCTGCCCGTGCGCTCGGGCGCACACATCAGAGCAGTCCCCCCGATCAATGGTGTAGCCCGCTACACCCCGCTCCCCGCGCGGGTCGCCTAGCCTGATCCGTATGCGCGAACCGGTCCGTAGAGCGGGAAGGGCTTCGGTCCAGCTGCTGGTCGGAGCGGGAGTCAGCGTGGCCTGCTACCTGCTGCTCGGCATGCTGATGGTCACCACGGTCCTCTCGCTGACCGTGATCGGCGCCGGTCTGCTGCCCGAGGGCGTACTCACGCTGCGCCGGCTGGCGGGCTTTCAGCGCCGCCGTACCTCCGAATGGACCGGGGAACCGCTGCCGGAGGCGTATCTGCCCCTGGCCGGCTCGCTGACAGCGCGGTTGCGGACAGCAGCCAGTGATCCCGGCACGGCGCGCGACCTGTTGTGGATGGCTGCGGACCTCGTCTACGGCATGGCGCTGATGAGTGCGGCGCTGCTGCTGTGGGTGCCCGCGCTACTGGTCGACGCTGTCTGGTGCGGCGCGGCCAGGAACGATGCGGTGCTGCTGCCGGTGATCGGGCGGCTCGCCGACCTGGAGGCGTCCTGGTCGCACCTGCTGCTGCAGCCCTCCCCGGATGCCGGTACGGCCGACCGGATCGAGCAGCTGACCGTCACCAGGGCGGGAGCGGTGGCCGCCCACGGCGCGGAACTGCGCCGGATCGAGCGGGACCTGCACGACGGGGCGCAGGCGCACCTGGTGGCGCTCTCCATGCGGCTGGGCCTGGCCCGTCGGGCGTACGACTCCGACCCGGCGACCGCGCGACGGCTGCTGGAGGAGGCACAGGACCAGGCCGAGACGGCCCTGACCGAGCTGCGCCATGTCGTGCGCGGCATTCACCCGCCGATCCTGACCGACCGCGGACTGGCCGGGGCCGTCCGTGCGCTGGCGGCGGGCAGCGGGCTGGCCGTCGACGTCGAGACCGGCGGCGTCGAGGACGGGCCGCGCGCACCCGCGGCGGTCGAGGCGGCGGCGTACTTCGCGGTGGCGGAGGCGCTGACCAATGCCGCCAAACACAGCGGCTCCGACCAGGCCCGGGTGGAACTGGTCCGGTCGCCCGGGATGCTCCGCATCTCGGTGCGGGACGAGGGGCGCGGCGGAGCCCTGGCGAGCGGTGACGGCTCGGGGCTGCTCGGATTGCGTCGCCGGGTGGCGGCGCTCGACGGAACCGTGGGCATCACCAGCCCGGTGGGAGGCCCTACTGTGATCACTGTGGAGCTGCCGTGCGCGTGGTGACCACTCAGGCTCAGAGGTAGACCGTCTCCGAGGGGAACCGTCGTGCGGGTAGTGATCGCCGAGGACAACGTCCTGCTGCGGGAGGGGCTGCAACTGCTCCTCTCGTCCTCGGGGCACGAGGTGGTGGGTGTGGCCTCCACCGGTCCGGAGGTACTGCCACTGCTGCTGGAGCACCGTCCGGACGTCGCCGTGCTGGACGTCCGGATGCCGCCCGCCTTCCGCGACGAGGGGCTGCGGGCGGCCCTCGCCGCCCGCGAGCAGCTGCCGGACCTGCCGGTCCTGGTCCTGTCCCAGTACGTCGAGGAGACCTACGCCGCCGAGCTGCTCAGCGGCGGCGCCCGGGGTGTCGGCTATCTGCTGAAGGACCGGGTGGGCCGGGTCGACGAGTTCCTCGACGCATTGGAGCGGGTGGCGGCTGGCGGTACAGCGCTGGACCCGGAGGTGGTGACGGAACTGATGCAGCGCCGCCGCGACCATCCGCTGGACGGCCTCACTCCCAGGGAGCGCGAGGTCCTGGGCCTGATGGCACAGGGCCAGGACAACGCGTCGATCGCGAAGGCACTGGTGATCACGGAGCGCTCGGTGCACAAGCACATCAGCAACGTCTTCGCGAAGCTGGGCCTGCCACCGAGCGACACCGGGCACCGCAGGGTGCTGGCGGTCCTCGCCTTCCTCAACTCCTGAGCCCCTGCATTCCTGAGCCCCTGCATTCCTGAGCCCCTGCATTCCTGAGCCCCTGCATTCCTGAGCCCTTCCGGGTCAGGTGGTGCGGCGGCGCAGCACTCGGCGGGCCGGGGCGAGTACGCCCGCGAAGCCGGTGAGCACCGGGACCGCCACCATCAGGCCCAGCTCGGCCGGCGGCAGGTACGGCAGGCTGTGGGCGACCGTCAGGGTGAAGGCCAGCAGGGGGAACGCGGCGACGGCCGCGCCCACCACCAGGCCGGTCGCGGTGACCGCTGCCGCCTCCACCCGCAGCATCAGGCGCAGTTGCCCCCGGCTCGCGCCCAGGCGGCGCAGCAGGGCCAGTTCGGGACACCGGCCGACCGTGATCAGCGCGAGTGTGCTGAACACCGCGATGACGGTGAGGGCGGCGATCGCGGCCATCAGCACCGTCGACATGGTGCTGTTCAGCTGCGCGCCCTCGACGGTGAGCTGTATCGGCGCGGCGGGTGATTGGACCTGGGCTCCCGCGCCGGGGGCGAGACTCTGCAGGGCGTGCCGGACGCCGGTCGTGTTCACGCCCGGGTCCGTCGCGACCAGGACCTGTTCCGCTGCCGGCGCGGACATGTGCCGAGCCAGTTCGCCTTCGGCCAGCATGAAGTCGCCCAGGGCCAGCGAGCGGTCGTAGACCGCAACCACCCGCAACCGCTGCTGCTCCCCGTCGTCGAAGCGCAGGGTCACCGTCGAACCGACCCCGACGTCGAGGGACTTGGCGCGTTCGGCGCCCACCGCCACGGTGCCGGGCTGTCCGAGATCGGTGAGACTGCCGTCGGTCACCTCTGGGTCCAGGGTGCCGGTCAGTCCCCCGGGGGTGACCCCGAGTACGGGCAGTCGGTCCAGCAGCGGGCTGCCCGCCGAGGTGTGCGGCAGGATCACCGTGCCCGGCAGGATGTCCGTGGCCGCCGCGACCCCCGGCACCCTGAGGGCCTGCTGCGCCGTGATTCCGGCACCCGACACCGAGAACTCGGCGCGCATCGCCCGATCGGCCTGCGCGGCCCCTGCGTGGACCATCGTGGCGCCCGCCGAGAACTGGACCGCGGCAAAGGCGATCACCAGCACGATCGGGGTGATCGCCGCGCCCAGTCGGCGGGTGTCCGACGCACAGGCAGCGGCCGCGAGCCTGCCGGACGCTCCGCCCAGATGCCGCATCGGTCCACCCAGGACGCGCAGCGCACCGCGAGCGATCCACGGGCCGAGCAGCGCGCAGGCGGCGACCATGGTCACGGCCGCCGTCCCCGCCGCAGCCGCGGCGGTGTCACTGTTCTGCAGGGTCGCGGCACCCGCCGCGCTCACCCCGCAGAACAGCAGGGCCAGACCGGTGATCCGCCGGGCCGTCCCCGGTTCCGCCGGGCGCCCGGTGGGGCGGCCGCAGGCGAACGGGACGACCGCCCGCGCGGCACCGACCGTCAGCCCTGCCGTGACCAGGACCACGGTGAACAGCCAGGGCGGGGTGGGCAGTTCGAGGCCGTCCGGCAGCGCCCCCTGGGCCCGTAGCAGGTGCCACAGTCCCAGGAAGGCCGGGACCGCGGCGACCGCGCCGACAAGTGCGGCCCACATGCCGATCCGCACGACCTCCCTCCCGACCGAGGAGCGGAGCTGGCGCGGCGTCATCCCGACCGCGCGCAGCAGGGCCAGTTCACCGGAGCGCTGTTGGAGTGCCTGGGCCACCAGGGAGGAGAGAACCAGCAGGGCGATCACGAGAACCAGCCCGGAGACCGTGGCCAGCATCCCCAACAGCTCGCCCTGGACGGGTGCGGTCGCCAGATACTCGGCATTCCCGCGACCGTCACCTGTCAGCACCCGCAGCGACGAGGAATCCCCAGGAGCCCGCCGGCCCGCACTCATGTCCTGCATGTGGGCGGCGTCCAGGGCGTGCCGCACCTCGGTGTACAGCTGCCGTGCCGAGACCCCGGAGGCGGGCAGCACCCCGATGGCGTCGACCGAGGCCGGGTGACCCGCGAGCTCCTGCGCGCGGTCCTGGGTGAAGTAGAGCGCCGGCGGACCGTCCGCCACCCCGACGACCCGGTAGCTGCCCTCGGTCGCCGTCGTGACCTCCTGCCCGGTCCGAAGACCGAGGCCGAAGCCCGCGACCACCTCGTCGGGCCGCTGCGGGGCCCGTCCGTCACGAAGCCCGTACGGCGCCAAAGCGGCGGCCGGCCAGGGCCGTCCGGCCACCGGCTGCACCTGGACCTGGTTCTGCACCTGGTTCTGCACCTGGCTCTGGTCCACCGTTTCCGAGGTCGCCGTCCGGCTGTCCACGCGTACCCCGGG
The Streptacidiphilus albus JL83 genome window above contains:
- a CDS encoding response regulator is translated as MRVVIAEDNVLLREGLQLLLSSSGHEVVGVASTGPEVLPLLLEHRPDVAVLDVRMPPAFRDEGLRAALAAREQLPDLPVLVLSQYVEETYAAELLSGGARGVGYLLKDRVGRVDEFLDALERVAAGGTALDPEVVTELMQRRRDHPLDGLTPREREVLGLMAQGQDNASIAKALVITERSVHKHISNVFAKLGLPPSDTGHRRVLAVLAFLNS
- a CDS encoding M20 metallopeptidase family protein, with product MSLYDDALGLAPDLIRLRHDLHRIPELGLALPRTQERVLQALDGLPLEVSLGSALSSVTAVLRGGRPGPAVLLRADMDGLPIAEKAPLPFAAGNGAMHACGHDLHTAMLAGAAHLLAARREQLHGDVVLMFQPGEEGWDGAGAMLAEGVLDAAGRRPVAAYALHVASAMPQGEFRSRRGPILAASDALNVTVHGAGGHGSAPHRAKDPVPAACEMVTALQTMVTRRFDVFDPVVVTVGLLQAGTQRNIIPETARFEATVRTFSAEARAKVADSVVELARAIAAAHGLRAEVEYLPGYPVTVTDGAETDFLADTVREVFGEERYQPMPNPMTGAEDFSRVLEAVPGSFAWLGAAPKGADLDNLPLNHSPYAEFDDAVLSDGAALYAELATRRLAL
- a CDS encoding Lrp/AsnC family transcriptional regulator, with protein sequence MKRPSDERIHRRSTVTGADVTVDELDLALVNALQLRPRAPWSLLAQTLGISPVTAARRWRRLSEAGIAWVTAYGLPHPEDRGCVAYLDLDCAPDRLRQIADDLAEDPHVMSIEHHSQGCDLVVTAAFTDLAAVSRYTTERLGRLPGVNAVRVHLATGFYAEGIRWRLDSLDPAQRVELHGDHPSGAGPLSGARAEVREEDRELLIRLGVDGRLDQAELAAATGLSPSTLRRRLDRLAATDTIRFRCEIAARDAGRPVMATFRADLPPDRFEEVGPQLARLPEIRLCVSVTGAHNLILSVWQRSLADVQRLESALARRFPDLRVAERRVSLRTVKRMGRILDADGRALRAVPMDIWRDPTPVPAPHPGRDRNA
- a CDS encoding nuclear transport factor 2 family protein — protein: MTDPRAVVEQQLTAYNSHDIDAFAAAYAEDVLIQRRDGSLLQGRQALRDHYTGQFAQGRCRAEILGRLGEGDWVVDHELAHGVAADPIRTLVAYRVREGLIDRVDFLG
- a CDS encoding sensor histidine kinase translates to MREPVRRAGRASVQLLVGAGVSVACYLLLGMLMVTTVLSLTVIGAGLLPEGVLTLRRLAGFQRRRTSEWTGEPLPEAYLPLAGSLTARLRTAASDPGTARDLLWMAADLVYGMALMSAALLLWVPALLVDAVWCGAARNDAVLLPVIGRLADLEASWSHLLLQPSPDAGTADRIEQLTVTRAGAVAAHGAELRRIERDLHDGAQAHLVALSMRLGLARRAYDSDPATARRLLEEAQDQAETALTELRHVVRGIHPPILTDRGLAGAVRALAAGSGLAVDVETGGVEDGPRAPAAVEAAAYFAVAEALTNAAKHSGSDQARVELVRSPGMLRISVRDEGRGGALASGDGSGLLGLRRRVAALDGTVGITSPVGGPTVITVELPCAW
- a CDS encoding FtsX-like permease family protein is translated as MNTAGKRTADKRVDRPRVRWREGRAATRLLASRALKTHRRAWASLFVALAMVSALLGGVGLAIGSAALGHASVDRYAAAPVVVTGNQSTRYTTKPWGDPPTTATAPLTERVGVPIGAVELLRSLPVVGSVVADDVFTVPGVRVDSRTATSETVDQSQVQNQVQNQVQVQPVAGRPWPAAALAPYGLRDGRAPQRPDEVVAGFGLGLRTGQEVTTATEGSYRVVGVADGPPALYFTQDRAQELAGHPASVDAIGVLPASGVSARQLYTEVRHALDAAHMQDMSAGRRAPGDSSSLRVLTGDGRGNAEYLATAPVQGELLGMLATVSGLVLVIALLVLSSLVAQALQQRSGELALLRAVGMTPRQLRSSVGREVVRIGMWAALVGAVAAVPAFLGLWHLLRAQGALPDGLELPTPPWLFTVVLVTAGLTVGAARAVVPFACGRPTGRPAEPGTARRITGLALLFCGVSAAGAATLQNSDTAAAAAGTAAVTMVAACALLGPWIARGALRVLGGPMRHLGGASGRLAAAACASDTRRLGAAITPIVLVIAFAAVQFSAGATMVHAGAAQADRAMRAEFSVSGAGITAQQALRVPGVAAATDILPGTVILPHTSAGSPLLDRLPVLGVTPGGLTGTLDPEVTDGSLTDLGQPGTVAVGAERAKSLDVGVGSTVTLRFDDGEQQRLRVVAVYDRSLALGDFMLAEGELARHMSAPAAEQVLVATDPGVNTTGVRHALQSLAPGAGAQVQSPAAPIQLTVEGAQLNSTMSTVLMAAIAALTVIAVFSTLALITVGRCPELALLRRLGASRGQLRLMLRVEAAAVTATGLVVGAAVAAFPLLAFTLTVAHSLPYLPPAELGLMVAVPVLTGFAGVLAPARRVLRRRTT